The Cylindrospermopsis curvispora GIHE-G1 genome contains a region encoding:
- a CDS encoding YcjF family protein, giving the protein MTASVRERYQSVGEVIKELNFAESNQSETKSDVNPVNYWQTLVSRAVEKGKQSVQQWFSINDSQVAEILATVTSQLPTTEALLLGKPQTGKSSIVRGFTGVSPEIIGQGFRPHTQNTERYIYPNNDLPLIIFTDTVGLGDTDKDTEVIIQEIIKDLNTGTKRARVFILTVKINDFATDTLRNIAQKLRQQYTHIPCLLAVTCLHEIYPPDMKNHPDYPPNFAEINRAFDEIKANFSGLYDRATLVDFTLEEDGYSPVFYGLEAFRDSLTSLLPEAEAKTIYQLLDEQAGDKLGNIYRDTARRYILPFSIMATTLAAVPLPFTTMPVLTALQVSMVGLLGKLYGQTLTPSQAGGIVSTITGGFLAQAIGRELIKFIPGFGTVIAASWAGAYTWSLGEAACVYFGDLMGGKKPDLQTIQNVMEQTFQSKENTQKEE; this is encoded by the coding sequence ATGACAGCATCTGTCCGTGAACGTTACCAGTCAGTTGGTGAAGTGATAAAAGAATTAAATTTTGCTGAGTCGAATCAGTCCGAAACTAAATCAGATGTTAACCCGGTCAATTATTGGCAAACATTAGTTTCCCGTGCTGTAGAGAAAGGGAAACAAAGTGTACAACAATGGTTTAGTATTAATGATAGTCAAGTGGCAGAAATTTTGGCCACAGTTACTAGTCAATTACCCACTACAGAAGCTTTATTACTTGGGAAACCACAAACTGGTAAAAGTTCAATTGTTAGGGGTTTTACAGGTGTGTCTCCAGAGATTATTGGTCAGGGTTTTCGTCCCCACACTCAAAATACAGAAAGATATATCTATCCTAATAATGATTTACCATTAATTATCTTTACAGACACAGTAGGTTTGGGCGATACTGACAAAGATACAGAGGTTATTATTCAAGAGATAATTAAGGATTTAAATACTGGAACCAAGCGAGCAAGAGTTTTCATACTAACTGTAAAAATCAACGACTTTGCCACCGATACCCTACGAAATATTGCCCAAAAATTACGTCAGCAGTATACACATATTCCCTGTTTATTGGCAGTAACATGTTTACATGAAATCTATCCACCGGATATGAAAAATCACCCTGATTATCCACCAAATTTTGCAGAAATTAATCGAGCATTTGATGAAATTAAAGCTAACTTTTCCGGGTTATATGACCGAGCAACTCTGGTAGATTTTACCTTAGAGGAAGATGGTTATAGTCCAGTTTTTTATGGACTAGAAGCATTTCGAGATAGTTTAACCAGTCTTTTACCAGAAGCAGAAGCTAAGACAATTTATCAGTTGTTAGATGAACAAGCGGGAGATAAATTAGGCAATATTTATCGTGATACCGCTAGAAGATATATTTTACCTTTTTCCATTATGGCCACTACTTTAGCAGCAGTACCTTTACCCTTCACTACTATGCCAGTTTTAACAGCTTTACAAGTTTCCATGGTTGGACTTTTGGGCAAATTATATGGTCAAACTTTGACCCCTTCCCAAGCAGGTGGAATTGTTAGTACAATTACAGGTGGTTTTTTGGCTCAAGCTATAGGAAGAGAATTAATTAAATTTATCCCCGGTTTTGGCACTGTAATTGCAGCATCTTGGGCGGGTGCTTATACCTGGTCTTTGGGTGAAGCTGCTTGTGTTTATTTTGGAGATTTAATGGGTGGTAAAAAACCCGATCTACAAACAATTCAAAATGTCATGGAACAGACTTTTCAATCTAAAGAGAATACACAAAAGGAGGAATGA